The Planctomycetota bacterium genome has a window encoding:
- a CDS encoding L,D-transpeptidase family protein encodes PARVPTPPPAPVAFEAPEPRSRPLSDVESLCAEGKWREARAKLAPLFAAPEASDAERTELARRGIEINRQLLIDKSDERDLELYEIQQGDTLEGIARKFRTLNGVKGAVMLVNNYRENAILRAGRKIKVPRGTWTIFVDKSLFRLWVCYEGVPFKGYAVTTGSDAKPTPAARYTVGTKNPKPAWWPPAEMKVKGPVPYGDPQNPLGEWWIALDHDFHHGIGIHGTNDPGAIGTRASNGCVRMLNEEVGEVAALAYKGMAVTIVE; translated from the coding sequence CCCGGCCCGCGTCCCGACGCCTCCTCCCGCCCCCGTCGCCTTCGAAGCGCCGGAGCCCCGCTCCCGGCCGCTTTCGGACGTGGAATCCCTCTGCGCCGAGGGAAAGTGGCGCGAAGCCCGCGCGAAGCTCGCTCCCCTGTTCGCCGCTCCCGAAGCGTCCGACGCCGAACGCACCGAGCTCGCCCGCCGCGGCATCGAAATCAACCGGCAGCTTCTGATCGACAAGAGCGACGAGCGCGACCTCGAGCTCTATGAGATTCAGCAGGGCGACACCCTCGAGGGCATCGCCCGGAAGTTCCGCACCCTCAACGGCGTCAAGGGCGCCGTCATGCTCGTCAACAACTATCGCGAAAACGCCATCCTCCGCGCGGGCCGCAAGATCAAGGTCCCCCGGGGCACCTGGACGATCTTCGTCGACAAGTCGCTCTTCCGGCTCTGGGTGTGCTACGAAGGCGTTCCCTTCAAGGGCTACGCCGTCACGACGGGCTCCGACGCCAAGCCCACCCCGGCGGCCCGCTACACGGTGGGAACCAAGAACCCCAAGCCCGCCTGGTGGCCCCCCGCGGAGATGAAGGTCAAGGGGCCCGTCCCCTACGGCGATCCCCAGAACCCGCTCGGCGAGTGGTGGATCGCGCTCGATCACGACTTCCACCACGGCATCGGGATCCACGGCACCAACGACCCCGGAGCCATCGGGACGCGCGCTTCCAACGGCTGCGTCCGCATGCTCAACGAGGAAGTGGGCGAGGTGGCCGCCCTCGCCTACAAAGGCATGGCCGTGACGATCGTCGAGTAG